The proteins below come from a single Chitinophaga pinensis DSM 2588 genomic window:
- a CDS encoding DUF1003 domain-containing protein produces MQTFISDLSGKTYPASEKVHCRAVSKNVLELLQKEHPQITSKSHLAVSEINEYRQKYLEHLFSKEIGALTEMEKMVLDKLKEHQTLTDKLDDGENPATFSFGQRVADKIASFGGSWTFIISFLVFILLWMAANIYWLANKGFDPYPFILLNLILSCLAALQAPVIMMSQNRQEEKDRQRSKNDYMINLKSELEVRILHEKIDHLILHQQQDMMEIQQTQLEMLNEVNQALKKIAGNGNNHKHTNEKPV; encoded by the coding sequence ATGCAAACGTTTATCAGTGATCTATCCGGGAAAACATACCCTGCTTCTGAGAAGGTTCATTGCCGGGCTGTCAGCAAGAATGTCCTGGAGCTTTTACAGAAAGAGCACCCTCAGATTACCAGTAAATCCCACCTCGCAGTCTCCGAAATAAATGAGTACCGGCAAAAGTACCTGGAACACCTGTTTTCAAAGGAAATCGGTGCGTTGACGGAGATGGAGAAAATGGTGCTGGATAAGCTAAAAGAGCATCAGACGCTGACTGATAAACTGGATGACGGAGAAAACCCGGCCACATTTTCCTTCGGACAGCGGGTAGCCGATAAGATCGCTTCTTTTGGCGGTAGCTGGACTTTCATCATTTCCTTCCTGGTATTCATTCTGCTCTGGATGGCGGCCAACATTTACTGGCTGGCTAACAAGGGCTTTGACCCCTACCCTTTTATCCTGTTGAACCTCATTCTGTCCTGTCTTGCTGCCTTACAGGCGCCGGTAATCATGATGAGCCAGAACCGGCAGGAAGAAAAGGACCGTCAAAGGTCGAAAAACGATTATATGATCAACCTTAAATCCGAACTGGAAGTAAGGATCCTGCATGAAAAGATCGATCACCTGATCCTTCATCAACAGCAGGACATGATGGAGATACAGCAAACACAGCTGGAAATGCTGAATGAAGTGAACCAGGCATTGAAAAAAATCGCGGGAAACGGTAATAACCATAAACATACGAATGAAAAACCTGTTTAA
- a CDS encoding DUF3857 domain-containing protein encodes MSCFKKFIVVCTLLSLFSFVAAFAGDYEKAWDALNKKDKTRAVEYFRKALKSDPAKKNNAIAALILLEAYESNSETFLDKYPNPLDVLTEVNPYVYALWFNDAVLGEYGFKTGKQLSNLNRILNEPRFNGSLKAAATYYKGLHFIHGQRRDSAEWYYARIGALRNWQFVGVFDNISGSGFNKDYAPVKESKAGKGFSSYNNTTIDWFKPLFADDAGWSFVGSLFASKTGVGYAQTFVYADADKDAIISTGGRGSQKVWVNDKLLMSEEEELTTEMDKYSARCHLKKGYNRVLVQIGFTNDNIPNFIVRLTDDKYAPLKGITGTSDLQEYQVDKSTDAVIRLPHFAEVYFKEQMGKYPQDPIFPMLLAKVYTRNTEHDKAKEAMHGLFVKYPENPLVLYQYIEGLSYEYDRTAISELSEKIKLLDPENYQVRATEESQLEKEKKYSEALDLVNKMEATNGEKITTVLKKLYLNAYLQRIDSMIALLKTAYEKYPSHPAIATIMYQYKMQMVKEPAEALKVLETYQSSYFNSELGYELANVYFQQNEMAKGVATLKRMAAMAPYDIDVYEPLVKHFFARQEYDSAIYYLQIQHQISPYRHQPLGDIASAYLQKGDKQKALEYYKQALSLYSGAYTYREKIRELENKPDVFSYFPQTDYYAEISKYLKSKKDTAKSYSYVFNDNKVVLYGEGASERVMNSAVYINNKEGLDYWKEIRIPYNSVYEDLTIVKAEVVKASGAKIPAETYDNELVYTRLEPGDIVYLSYKLSSYGIGRLGREYWDKFYFSAFNPTLTARYSVLVADQVPIYYELVNNVNGIKPVESKHENFRLYTWEMKNLPVLKEESYSPSASDIGSVLHVSTVKSWDYIAEWYSDITRIQSKEDFDINAAYKEIFPSGIAGLNEYEKAQRIYNYIEKNISYSSVSFRQGAYIPQRASKTLNTRLGDCKDLSALFVSFARKAGMDANLVLVSTRGNGQRSMQLPSMEFNHCVARYKDGANYRTLELTDNHLPFNAMPQSLAGAQVLNIPYEYKSGELIQLYEPTANFNVIKHRRSKILVDNADLHINTVVTTNGEVASGFRNSYGEKAQDELKQDLQEAVSGQFRNPVTLEKFAFRNLDNLSDTVTMDETYTVKNDVISVGDLSMLKPPLLDIVATVDIFNNEARQYPFEYWKYENVDSYNTEVEIELPAGKAFDQVPSDVQASFGNMKYELTYIKPAPNKLLIKRVFQTNIRDNIQPEAFPKMKEFFNLIVAAEQKYVSFK; translated from the coding sequence ATGAGCTGCTTTAAAAAGTTTATTGTTGTCTGTACGCTGTTATCGCTCTTCTCGTTTGTTGCCGCTTTCGCAGGAGATTATGAAAAAGCATGGGACGCACTTAACAAAAAGGACAAAACTCGCGCAGTCGAGTATTTCAGGAAAGCGCTGAAAAGCGATCCTGCGAAAAAGAACAATGCCATAGCGGCATTGATATTACTGGAGGCTTACGAAAGCAACAGTGAAACGTTTCTTGACAAGTATCCCAATCCCCTGGATGTACTGACTGAAGTAAACCCTTACGTATATGCCTTGTGGTTTAATGATGCTGTACTTGGCGAATATGGGTTCAAGACCGGAAAACAATTATCCAATCTCAACAGGATTCTCAATGAACCCCGCTTCAATGGTTCACTGAAAGCTGCCGCTACTTACTACAAAGGGCTGCATTTTATTCACGGACAGCGCCGGGACAGTGCTGAATGGTATTATGCGAGGATCGGCGCCTTACGTAACTGGCAGTTTGTCGGCGTGTTTGATAACATCAGCGGAAGTGGTTTCAATAAAGACTACGCCCCTGTAAAGGAATCTAAGGCTGGTAAGGGCTTTTCTTCTTACAACAATACTACTATAGACTGGTTTAAGCCATTATTTGCAGATGATGCCGGATGGTCATTTGTGGGTTCATTATTCGCTTCCAAAACGGGCGTAGGATATGCGCAGACATTTGTGTACGCGGATGCAGATAAAGATGCGATCATTTCCACAGGAGGCAGAGGTTCTCAGAAGGTATGGGTCAATGATAAATTGCTCATGTCAGAAGAGGAAGAGCTGACCACAGAAATGGATAAATACAGCGCCAGATGTCATCTGAAAAAAGGATATAACCGTGTGTTGGTACAGATCGGTTTTACCAATGATAACATACCCAATTTTATAGTTCGCTTAACAGATGATAAATATGCACCATTAAAGGGGATCACTGGTACCAGCGATCTGCAGGAATACCAGGTTGACAAAAGCACGGATGCCGTAATCAGACTGCCGCATTTTGCAGAAGTGTACTTTAAAGAGCAGATGGGAAAGTATCCGCAGGATCCGATTTTTCCAATGCTGCTTGCTAAAGTATATACCCGTAATACAGAGCATGATAAGGCCAAGGAGGCCATGCATGGTCTGTTTGTAAAGTATCCGGAGAATCCGCTGGTATTGTATCAATACATAGAGGGCTTGTCTTATGAATACGACAGAACGGCTATTTCAGAATTGTCAGAGAAAATCAAACTGCTGGATCCTGAAAACTACCAGGTAAGAGCAACGGAAGAAAGTCAGCTGGAAAAGGAAAAGAAGTACAGTGAAGCGCTCGATCTTGTGAATAAGATGGAAGCAACGAATGGCGAGAAGATTACAACTGTACTGAAGAAATTATATCTGAATGCTTATCTGCAACGCATAGACAGCATGATTGCATTGTTGAAGACTGCGTATGAAAAGTATCCATCGCATCCGGCGATAGCGACGATCATGTATCAGTACAAAATGCAGATGGTAAAAGAACCCGCAGAAGCGTTGAAAGTACTGGAGACCTATCAATCGTCGTATTTCAACAGTGAGCTTGGGTATGAATTAGCGAATGTGTATTTTCAGCAGAATGAAATGGCAAAAGGAGTGGCGACATTGAAACGTATGGCGGCTATGGCGCCTTATGATATTGATGTGTATGAGCCGCTGGTAAAACATTTCTTTGCAAGGCAGGAATATGATTCTGCCATCTACTATCTGCAGATACAACATCAGATCAGTCCTTACCGGCATCAGCCGCTGGGTGATATTGCCAGTGCTTATTTACAGAAAGGGGATAAGCAGAAGGCGCTTGAATATTACAAACAGGCGTTGAGCCTGTATTCCGGCGCTTATACATATCGCGAGAAAATACGTGAACTGGAAAATAAACCGGATGTGTTCAGTTACTTCCCGCAGACCGATTACTATGCAGAGATCAGTAAATACCTGAAGTCTAAGAAAGACACTGCAAAGAGTTACAGTTACGTATTCAATGACAATAAAGTCGTGCTGTATGGAGAAGGCGCAAGTGAACGCGTGATGAACTCTGCGGTCTATATCAACAACAAAGAAGGGCTGGATTACTGGAAGGAAATCCGTATTCCTTACAACAGTGTGTATGAAGATCTGACGATTGTTAAAGCAGAAGTGGTGAAGGCGAGTGGTGCGAAGATACCTGCTGAGACATATGACAATGAGCTGGTATATACCCGTCTGGAACCAGGCGATATCGTGTACCTGAGCTATAAACTCAGTAGTTATGGGATCGGTCGTCTGGGACGTGAATACTGGGATAAATTTTATTTCTCAGCCTTCAATCCGACGCTGACGGCCAGGTATAGCGTATTGGTAGCAGACCAGGTGCCGATCTACTATGAGCTGGTCAATAATGTGAATGGAATCAAGCCGGTGGAAAGCAAGCATGAGAACTTCCGTTTGTATACGTGGGAAATGAAGAATCTGCCGGTGTTGAAGGAGGAAAGTTATAGTCCGTCAGCAAGCGATATCGGTAGTGTACTGCACGTGTCTACTGTGAAGTCCTGGGATTATATTGCGGAGTGGTACAGCGATATCACACGTATTCAATCCAAAGAAGACTTTGACATCAATGCTGCCTATAAAGAGATATTCCCTTCAGGTATTGCAGGGCTGAACGAGTATGAGAAGGCGCAGCGTATTTACAATTACATAGAGAAAAACATCAGCTACAGTTCTGTTTCCTTCAGACAGGGTGCTTACATCCCACAGCGAGCCTCTAAAACGCTGAATACCCGTCTGGGTGACTGTAAAGATTTATCAGCGTTATTTGTATCGTTTGCCCGTAAGGCGGGTATGGATGCTAACCTGGTACTGGTGAGCACCCGTGGTAATGGTCAGCGCAGTATGCAGTTGCCATCCATGGAGTTTAACCATTGTGTAGCAAGGTATAAGGATGGGGCGAACTACCGTACACTGGAACTGACGGATAATCACCTGCCATTCAATGCGATGCCACAGAGTCTGGCAGGGGCACAGGTACTGAATATTCCTTATGAGTATAAAAGCGGAGAGCTCATACAGTTATATGAGCCTACAGCTAACTTCAACGTCATCAAGCATCGTCGTAGTAAGATCCTGGTAGATAACGCTGACCTGCATATTAATACGGTGGTGACTACCAATGGGGAGGTCGCGTCCGGTTTTCGCAACAGTTATGGCGAAAAAGCGCAGGACGAGCTGAAGCAGGATCTGCAGGAAGCGGTGTCCGGACAGTTCCGTAATCCGGTGACACTGGAGAAGTTTGCTTTCCGGAACCTGGACAATCTGAGTGATACGGTGACGATGGATGAAACCTATACAGTAAAGAATGACGTCATCAGCGTAGGGGACCTGAGTATGCTGAAGCCGCCGTTACTGGACATAGTAGCGACGGTGGATATCTTCAATAACGAAGCACGTCAGTATCCGTTTGAGTACTGGAAGTATGAGAATGTAGACAGCTATAACACGGAAGTGGAGATAGAGCTGCCGGCGGGAAAAGCCTTTGATCAGGTACCTTCCGACGTGCAGGCGAGCTTCGGGAATATGAAATATGAGCTGACATATATTAAACCTGCTCCTAATAAGTTGTTAATCAAGCGGGTGTTTCAAACAAATATCCGGGACAACATACAGCCGGAAGCGTTCCCGAAGATGAAAGAATTCTTCAATTTAATTGTAGCCGCTGAGCAGAAATATGTTTCATTTAAGTAA
- a CDS encoding GDSL-type esterase/lipase family protein has protein sequence MNISSWNASKKGIISLFTGVLTTISSVVAGQSNTIAQDTALYRFFKALHHADSNVVSVLHLGDSHIQAGFFPFTTAFFLQQDFGSAGRGWVFPYNLANTNGPSDYRWNSTGRWDVDKIIDRNKSTDILGPGAIVLTSRNEAPALAYNGREDDEKMDNNIRQAELFYDAGPNDAPVTIPGAGVDISATPFEGAGTTLRKASVTFPEPVQSFQVRWDRQNTAPFRFYGALLQNGHNGVLYSAVGINGAMFQHYNDNNNTLISEMEVMQPQLVVISLGTNEAYGALNSQVFRTQMDDAVNMIRKHQPNACIVMTTPPECKRVSKKAFRKKVGKKYKTYYRIAYYPNPYIAVVTQQMMSYCRENGLACWNFNAVNKTMAKAFAGGWSGDHIHFNARGYQLQGKLLYEALRNSYDKYLKVEKTHKNIAE, from the coding sequence ATGAATATAAGCAGCTGGAACGCCAGTAAGAAAGGAATTATCAGTTTATTTACAGGAGTGTTGACTACCATCAGCAGCGTCGTTGCGGGTCAGAGCAATACTATTGCCCAGGATACGGCGCTATACCGTTTTTTCAAGGCACTGCACCATGCTGATAGCAACGTAGTATCTGTTCTGCACCTGGGAGATTCCCATATACAGGCAGGCTTCTTTCCGTTTACGACTGCTTTTTTCCTGCAACAGGATTTTGGAAGCGCGGGCCGGGGATGGGTATTCCCCTATAATCTTGCCAATACAAATGGTCCTTCAGACTATCGCTGGAACAGTACCGGCAGGTGGGATGTAGACAAGATCATTGACAGGAATAAGTCTACCGATATACTGGGACCGGGCGCTATCGTGCTCACTTCCAGGAATGAAGCGCCGGCACTGGCCTATAATGGCCGGGAGGACGACGAAAAAATGGATAACAATATCCGTCAGGCAGAACTGTTTTATGATGCTGGTCCGAACGATGCACCGGTTACGATCCCCGGTGCAGGTGTAGATATATCCGCCACACCGTTTGAAGGCGCCGGTACAACCCTGAGAAAGGCTTCTGTTACCTTTCCGGAGCCGGTACAATCCTTCCAGGTAAGATGGGACCGTCAGAATACAGCGCCATTCCGCTTTTATGGAGCATTACTCCAGAACGGGCATAATGGGGTGCTGTATAGCGCCGTAGGGATCAACGGAGCCATGTTTCAGCATTACAACGACAACAATAACACCCTCATTTCCGAAATGGAGGTAATGCAGCCGCAACTGGTTGTTATTTCTCTGGGTACCAACGAAGCCTATGGCGCACTGAACTCACAGGTATTCCGTACACAGATGGATGATGCCGTGAATATGATCCGGAAGCATCAGCCAAATGCCTGTATCGTGATGACCACGCCTCCTGAGTGTAAGCGTGTCAGCAAAAAGGCTTTCCGGAAGAAGGTGGGTAAAAAATATAAGACGTATTACCGTATCGCATATTATCCGAACCCTTATATAGCCGTCGTTACACAGCAAATGATGAGCTATTGCCGGGAAAACGGACTGGCCTGCTGGAACTTCAACGCCGTTAATAAAACGATGGCAAAAGCCTTCGCGGGTGGTTGGTCTGGCGATCATATCCACTTCAACGCCCGTGGGTATCAGTTGCAGGGTAAATTGCTGTACGAGGCATTGCGGAACAGCTACGACAAATATTTAAAAGTAGAAAAGACTCATAAAAATATCGCTGAATGA
- a CDS encoding ABC transporter ATP-binding protein, whose amino-acid sequence MENTAVKKVFDISLLRRIFTYAVPYRRSFYLSMFLTVLLAVISPMRPYLIQLTVDKYIAGQVMQMLIYITIVQVILLLLETVMRFYFSYLTNWLGQSVVKDLRVAVYRKIVHLNLGFFDKTPIGTLTTRTINDIEAINDVFSEGLISIIADMLMIIAILVVMFIEDWRLTLISLSPFPVLIIATYIFKESVNKSFYRVRNAVSALNAFVQEHLTGVVIVQAFTGEKREYARFRQINKEHRTANIDAIFAYSVFFPVVEIILAISLGLMVWWGANKVLNYEVTQGVMIAFIMYLNMLFRPLRMLADKFNTLQMGMVASERVFRIMDSDDHIADNGTKDAAGMKGAITFDHVYFAYKDAEYVLKDIDFSANPGDTIAIVGHTGSGKTTIISILNRLYEIQKGRILLDGTDIKDFTLKALRSKIGVVLQDVFLFAGSVYENITLRNPAISREQVEQAATLIGLHDFILQLPGGYDYQVMERGSTLSLGQRQLISFVRALLYDPSILILDEATSSVDTESEMLIQRAIDKLISDRTSIIIAHRLSTISKASKIIVLDKGEIREMGTHEELLKLEGFYYKLHSMQFKQTGVNMS is encoded by the coding sequence GTGGAAAATACAGCGGTCAAGAAGGTTTTTGATATTAGCTTATTAAGGAGGATATTCACTTATGCAGTTCCATACAGGCGCTCGTTCTATCTTTCGATGTTCCTGACGGTGTTACTTGCCGTTATATCGCCCATGCGGCCATACCTGATACAGCTAACAGTTGATAAATATATTGCGGGTCAGGTGATGCAGATGCTGATCTATATCACTATCGTACAGGTCATTCTCCTGTTATTGGAAACGGTCATGCGTTTCTATTTCTCCTATCTCACTAACTGGCTGGGGCAGTCGGTCGTAAAAGACCTTCGTGTGGCAGTATACAGAAAGATCGTACACCTGAACCTTGGCTTTTTTGATAAGACGCCTATTGGTACATTGACAACCCGTACCATCAACGATATTGAGGCCATTAACGATGTTTTCTCAGAAGGACTGATCTCCATTATCGCCGATATGCTGATGATCATTGCCATCCTGGTGGTGATGTTCATCGAAGACTGGCGCTTAACACTGATAAGTCTTTCTCCTTTCCCGGTATTGATCATCGCTACTTACATCTTCAAGGAAAGCGTCAACAAGTCTTTCTACCGGGTGAGAAATGCGGTATCGGCACTGAACGCCTTTGTACAGGAACACCTGACAGGGGTAGTCATCGTACAGGCTTTCACTGGTGAGAAACGTGAATATGCGCGCTTCCGCCAGATCAACAAAGAACACCGTACTGCCAATATTGACGCCATCTTCGCTTACTCCGTATTCTTTCCGGTTGTGGAAATAATACTGGCTATTTCCCTTGGTCTGATGGTATGGTGGGGCGCTAATAAAGTGCTGAACTATGAGGTCACGCAAGGTGTGATGATTGCTTTTATCATGTACCTGAACATGTTATTCCGTCCGCTGCGTATGCTCGCGGATAAGTTCAATACCCTGCAGATGGGAATGGTGGCCAGCGAACGCGTATTCCGTATCATGGACAGCGACGATCATATTGCCGACAATGGCACTAAAGATGCCGCTGGTATGAAAGGCGCTATCACCTTTGATCATGTGTATTTTGCCTATAAGGATGCCGAATATGTGCTGAAAGACATTGACTTCAGCGCTAATCCGGGAGATACCATCGCTATAGTAGGCCATACAGGATCGGGCAAAACAACTATTATCAGCATCCTGAACCGCCTCTATGAAATACAGAAAGGCCGTATACTGCTGGATGGAACAGATATTAAGGACTTTACACTGAAAGCGTTACGCAGTAAGATAGGTGTAGTGTTACAGGATGTGTTCCTGTTTGCAGGTTCGGTGTATGAAAATATAACGCTGCGTAATCCGGCTATCAGCAGGGAGCAGGTGGAGCAGGCCGCAACCCTGATTGGACTGCATGACTTCATTTTACAGTTACCAGGCGGTTATGACTACCAGGTAATGGAAAGAGGAAGTACCCTTTCCCTGGGGCAGCGCCAGCTGATTTCCTTTGTACGTGCATTATTGTACGATCCATCGATCCTTATATTAGACGAAGCTACCTCCTCAGTAGATACAGAGTCTGAAATGCTGATCCAGCGCGCTATTGACAAGCTGATATCTGACAGAACTTCTATCATCATCGCGCACAGGTTATCTACTATCAGTAAGGCCAGCAAGATCATTGTGCTGGATAAAGGGGAGATCCGGGAAATGGGTACCCACGAAGAGCTTCTGAAACTGGAAGGATTCTACTATAAGTTACACAGCATGCAGTTTAAGCAGACAGGGGTGAATATGAGCTAG
- a CDS encoding sensor histidine kinase, with amino-acid sequence MFKAKNLSPQKLAGFTALILSAIITLGTVLINAPWKIVLIAFLLTFLVSYYLYLYTLQNFIYRKIKLIYKFIYQTKASKREEFFNKNILPLKTIEEVSEDVEKWASQKKEELDNLRRNEEFRKEFLLNLSHELKTPIFAVQGYIHTLLDGALEDPNVNKLFLKNATKNIDRLCRLIDDLDEISKLESGEMTINAENFVIQDLIKDVFDTLSLKANTKGIKFNVKKGCEAPIHVLADKEKVRQVLINLVDNSIKYGRTDGHTVASIYVMDDKRVLMEISDDGIGIAEEHLPRVFERFYRTDRARSRDIGGTGLGLAIVKHIIEAHGQTINIRSKPEIGSTFGFTLESGE; translated from the coding sequence ATGTTTAAAGCCAAAAATCTTTCTCCGCAGAAACTGGCAGGTTTTACTGCCCTTATACTTTCAGCCATCATTACGCTGGGCACGGTGCTGATCAATGCTCCGTGGAAGATCGTTCTGATAGCTTTTTTACTGACGTTCCTCGTCTCTTATTACCTGTATCTGTATACGTTACAGAACTTTATCTACAGGAAAATAAAACTCATTTACAAATTCATTTACCAGACCAAAGCGTCCAAGAGGGAAGAATTCTTTAACAAGAATATCCTGCCCCTGAAAACGATCGAAGAGGTAAGTGAAGATGTAGAGAAATGGGCCAGCCAGAAAAAAGAAGAACTCGACAACCTTCGCCGTAATGAGGAATTCCGTAAAGAATTCCTGCTCAACCTCAGTCATGAGCTGAAGACGCCGATCTTCGCCGTGCAGGGGTATATCCACACACTGCTGGATGGCGCACTGGAAGATCCGAATGTGAATAAGCTGTTCCTGAAGAACGCTACCAAAAATATCGACAGACTTTGCCGTCTGATTGACGACCTGGACGAAATATCCAAACTGGAAAGTGGTGAAATGACCATCAACGCGGAGAACTTCGTTATCCAGGATCTGATCAAAGACGTATTCGATACCCTGTCTCTCAAAGCCAACACCAAAGGCATCAAATTCAACGTGAAGAAAGGCTGTGAAGCACCGATACACGTATTAGCCGATAAGGAAAAGGTAAGACAGGTACTGATCAACCTCGTAGATAACTCTATCAAATACGGCCGTACTGATGGCCATACCGTCGCCAGTATCTATGTAATGGACGACAAACGAGTATTGATGGAAATATCTGATGATGGTATCGGTATTGCAGAAGAACACCTCCCACGTGTATTCGAACGCTTCTACCGTACAGACAGAGCCCGCAGCCGCGATATCGGCGGTACGGGTCTGGGCCTGGCCATCGTGAAACATATCATTGAAGCACACGGTCAGACCATCAACATCCGCAGTAAACCTGAAATCGGCTCTACTTTCGGCTTTACACTGGAATCAGGAGAATAA
- a CDS encoding response regulator transcription factor gives MIDQAVAGKILVVDDEIDILEIISYNLKSAGYDTITAKDGSEAVQKAKVFRPDLIMLDIMMPNKNGIDTCREIRKLPEFKDTMVLFLTALNDEKSEIDGLNMGADDYIAKPIKPKLLVSRINALFRRLHKPEDTQVQLGDLIIDREKFTVTYKGQEIILAKKEFELLQLLASKPGRVFLRNEILNQVWGTEVIVGDRTIDVHIRKIRQKIGIDLITTVKGVGYKFEM, from the coding sequence ATGATAGACCAAGCGGTTGCAGGTAAAATATTGGTGGTGGACGATGAAATCGACATTCTGGAAATTATCAGCTATAATCTGAAGTCTGCAGGATATGATACCATTACGGCAAAGGATGGCAGTGAGGCTGTACAGAAAGCGAAAGTATTCCGCCCCGACCTTATCATGCTTGATATCATGATGCCAAACAAAAACGGTATCGATACTTGTCGGGAAATAAGAAAATTGCCTGAATTTAAAGATACGATGGTGCTGTTCCTGACAGCCCTGAATGATGAAAAATCAGAAATTGACGGTCTGAATATGGGTGCAGATGACTACATCGCAAAACCAATCAAACCAAAATTGCTGGTAAGCCGTATCAACGCGCTTTTCCGCCGTCTGCACAAACCTGAAGATACACAGGTACAGCTGGGCGATCTGATCATCGACCGTGAAAAATTCACTGTAACATACAAGGGCCAGGAAATCATACTGGCTAAGAAAGAATTTGAGCTGTTGCAATTACTGGCCTCAAAACCCGGCCGTGTATTCCTCCGCAATGAGATTCTCAATCAGGTGTGGGGTACGGAAGTGATTGTAGGCGATCGTACGATCGACGTACATATCCGTAAAATACGCCAGAAAATAGGTATTGACCTTATCACCACTGTTAAGGGAGTTGGTTACAAGTTCGAAATGTAA
- a CDS encoding MBOAT family O-acyltransferase: MIDVNKLLDILLYHKDDPLLLNSAFFLYYFATFLLCYLAVSRSKEGRVAVFTIFSLYFFYKACGMFVGLVILSAIVDFNLSRWIYQSEDDRKRKGLLILSIVLNLGLLFYFKYTDFFIGIVNQVSNGDIPLLKLMLPIGISFYTFENLSYTVDVYRKEFKPVDSFMDYLFFLSFFPKLMMGPIVRAHDFIPQIDKPYELNSEDIGKGMYLIMAGLFKKMVISDFIYQNFVQYIFDDPSKHTGLECLLGVYGYALIIYCDFSGYSDIAIGIARWTGFKIPPNFDSPYQSSNITEFWRRWHISLSSWLRDYLYIPLGGNRKGKFRQYINLGLTMLIGGFWHGANWNFIFWGAMHGGALAVDKVRLDWLKKRGGGATGWLGNVLKVGGIIVTFHFVCFCWVFFKASTFQDAWSLLHQVAFDFQPEVWLELYNGYTAVFWVMLLGFILHFLPKRTEVFTEQSLSKVPVVANVAIMVIFFWILIQVKSSETMMPIYLQF, translated from the coding sequence ATGATCGATGTAAATAAGCTGCTGGATATCCTACTGTACCATAAAGATGATCCATTACTGTTAAACAGCGCTTTTTTCCTGTATTACTTTGCCACTTTTTTACTCTGCTACCTGGCGGTATCCAGAAGTAAAGAAGGGAGGGTGGCTGTATTCACCATCTTTTCACTTTATTTCTTCTATAAAGCCTGCGGCATGTTTGTCGGGCTTGTAATTCTTTCAGCGATCGTTGACTTTAATCTGTCCCGCTGGATCTACCAGTCAGAAGATGACCGAAAACGAAAGGGGCTGCTGATACTCAGTATCGTGCTGAACCTCGGATTGTTGTTTTATTTCAAGTACACCGACTTCTTTATTGGTATCGTCAACCAGGTATCCAACGGAGATATTCCTCTCCTGAAACTGATGCTGCCAATCGGTATTTCGTTCTATACATTTGAGAACCTCAGTTATACGGTAGACGTATACAGGAAAGAATTCAAGCCGGTGGACAGTTTCATGGATTACCTTTTCTTCCTGTCATTTTTCCCTAAACTGATGATGGGACCGATCGTAAGGGCACATGACTTTATTCCGCAGATCGATAAGCCGTATGAACTGAATTCCGAAGACATCGGAAAAGGGATGTACCTGATCATGGCCGGTCTGTTCAAGAAGATGGTGATCTCCGACTTTATCTACCAGAACTTTGTACAATATATTTTCGATGATCCTTCCAAACACACCGGTCTGGAATGTCTGCTCGGTGTATATGGTTATGCGCTGATTATCTATTGTGACTTTTCGGGGTATTCTGATATTGCTATAGGTATCGCCCGCTGGACCGGCTTTAAGATTCCGCCAAACTTTGATTCTCCTTACCAGAGTTCCAATATTACAGAGTTCTGGCGTCGCTGGCATATCTCCTTGTCTTCCTGGCTGAGAGACTATCTGTATATCCCGCTGGGAGGTAACCGTAAAGGGAAGTTCCGTCAGTACATTAACCTGGGACTGACCATGCTGATTGGTGGTTTCTGGCATGGTGCGAACTGGAATTTCATCTTCTGGGGAGCGATGCACGGTGGCGCACTGGCAGTAGATAAGGTACGCCTGGACTGGCTGAAGAAACGCGGTGGCGGTGCTACCGGTTGGTTGGGGAATGTCCTGAAAGTGGGTGGTATCATTGTTACCTTTCATTTCGTCTGCTTCTGCTGGGTATTCTTCAAAGCCAGCACTTTCCAGGACGCCTGGAGCCTGTTGCACCAGGTAGCGTTTGATTTTCAACCGGAAGTTTGGCTGGAGCTTTATAATGGTTACACCGCAGTATTCTGGGTAATGTTGCTGGGCTTTATACTGCATTTCCTGCCGAAACGTACGGAAGTATTTACAGAACAGTCCCTGTCAAAGGTACCTGTGGTAGCGAATGTGGCGATTATGGTGATCTTCTTCTGGATCCTGATCCAGGTGAAGTCTTCCGAGACCATGATGCCTATTTATTTGCAGTTCTAA